A portion of the Tachypleus tridentatus isolate NWPU-2018 unplaced genomic scaffold, ASM421037v1 Hic_cluster_1, whole genome shotgun sequence genome contains these proteins:
- the LOC143241765 gene encoding huntingtin-interacting protein 1-like yields MLARQIICRVSVFPKAINNQETPVKEKHVRNAIIGTFHEKGANTFWDIVMKIPLQGQPIICWKFCHVLHKLLREGHKNVMPDSYKYRSSLVDLGKLWGHLQESYGKLIRNYCNLLVAKLDFHKRNPRFPGNLNVTDEQLEDIGERDINV; encoded by the exons ATGCTGGCCAGGCAGATTATTTGCAG GGTATCAGTCTTTCCGAAGGCCATTAATAACCAGGAAACCCCAGTGAAAGAAAAACATGTGCGAA ATGCAATCATTGGGACATTCCATGAGAAGGGAGCCAATACATTTTGGGATATTGTTATGAAGATTCCGTTACAAGGGCAGCCAATTATTTGTTGGAAGTTTTGTCATGTCCTACACAAACTTTTGAGAGAAGGGcataaaaat GTAATGCCTGATTCATACAAATACAGGTCTTCACTTGTCGATTTAGGAAAATTGTGG GGGCACCTACAGGAAAGTTATGGAAAGTTAATCAGAAACTACTGTAATCTGCTTGTTGCAAAGTTAGACTTTCATAAAAGG AATCCAAGATTCCCTGGCAACCTGAATGTAACAGATGAACAGTTAGAAGATATTGGTGAAAGAGATATTAATGTTTAG